tctaaatacttatgtaaataaggtagttctgtttgttattatttttcataaatttgcaaacatttcttaacatGTTTTAGCTTTGAAGgttgaggatttaaaaaaaaatctattttagaataaggctgcaacataacaaaatgtggaaaagggaaaggggtctgaatagtttccgaatgcactatatgtaTGTATTTGTCACATTGGTATGAAGAGATTCAGACGCAGGAATTCGTAATAAGGGTTTTTATTTCACCCAAATGACGGTGTGCCGTGTAAGGGCACGGGgacaaagaccaaacaaacactatataaaaacacagggttgagacccaaacaaaagagcgaggagtacctcaaataaataacacacgcacacaatgattaacacacgggacgagacccgtaatcatcaaCACAATCCACAAGGGCTCTAAAGCCCAaagcacacagcacaggtactcacacgcaccaacggacattgtaacaataatcggccacccaatggaaaccaaaggttacatttatacaaatacaatcagtgggaataggggacaggtgtgcgtaatgacagttccggagggatccgtgacagtacTATATATGTTTTAATACAGTATGCGTGTGTTGTATAGATTAATGTCTATAGATTAATAAGTGGCTAAGTGCTGCAGCATTCAGGTttatcctctcgctctctctccttctcctctctctccttctcatctctctctctctccttctctttctctccttttcctctctctctctctctccttctctctctctcctttacctctctctctgacccccagTAGAGTCATGACCAGCTATAACTCACCTCATTATGGCCCTAATGGACCTCGTCAGCAACACGCTGGGACAGAGATacatctctccatttctctatccctttctctgtttctctttctctctttctctctctgacctccAGTAGATTCCTGTCCTGCTATAACTCACCTCTTTATGGCCCTAATGGACCTCAtcagcaacacactgttacagagaTATGTCTctatcttctttctctctctgttcttgcaCTTTTCCATGCACTGTACCTGTCTCCCCGCTTCCCTTGCTAACCCTCCctgctttctctgtttctcttttaTATGCATATGAGActgtcagtggtgtgtgtgtgtgtgtgtgtgtgtgtgtgtgtgtgtgtgtgtgtgtgtgtgtgtgtgtgtgtgtgtgtgtgtgtgtgtgtgtgtgtgtgtgtgtgtgtgtgtgtgtgtgtgcgcgcctgtgaATGATGTGAACAGCAGTGCTTGTCTTCCACAGTTTGCCCCGTCTGGGGTTGGCTGTGCAATGGGGCAAGATGTTTGAATCTCAAACcaacatgtactgtagactacGTCTGCTTGTCTCTATCTGTATTCTATACAGTCCTCTATGAACCAACCCATAACAGTGGCTTAgaaaaaaagtgctatctagaacctaaaagggttcttcggttgtccccaaaagagaaccttttgaagaaccctttttggttgcaggtagaacccttttggggttCATGTAAAAACCCTTTCTAAAGTGGGTTCTACATTtcacccaaaagggttctacatttaacccaaaatggttccacatttaacccaaaagggttctacctggaaccaataatggttctacctggagccaaagagggttctcctatggggacagtcgaataacccctttggaacccttttttaggACTGGACtgagtattttttttataaccactGTGTGAACATTTATGTATTCCTTTCTTCCTCACATATGAAGAGAACACATTTAGGTCATGCATCTGTTTAGCCGTAGCTCTGAACAAACCCACTTTTAGGATCAATTAAGGAACAGTCTGTTCTGGTGCCAGTTGGCCCTAGACTAACACAACTGTGATGTCTGTGTGTTTAATGTCCCTCATCCTTAACTGACCAGTGGTGTATCTTCTCTCCTCTGGCCTCAGCTTTAGTGCTGGATCTTAATAGGatcagtgggagagagggaggaaaggatgagagaagagaggagaagagataagGGGATGAGAGCTGGGCCAGCAAACACATTATCTTAATCACCACTGACCCCCTCCCACCCAGCTAACTGACTGAGAGAATAATAGCTACAGAAGAGACGTTTTCTCTCCCTTTACTAACATGAACGCTTACTTGTTTCCTTGCTGTACACCAGGGTCCCTACAGGGGGAGCACCAGCGCAGACTGTACAAGGAACTGATGGCCAACTACAATCGTCTGGAGAGACCAGTGATCAacgactcctctcctcttctggtgGAGCTGGGAATGACTCTGCTGCAGATCATAGAtgtggtgagggagggagggagtgtgtctgTGCGTGAGGGGGGCATCACTGTGTTAGCTACTTGTTTATGTGTGCAGAGCAATGGCGGTCgttgccgtttaagatgaggtaggatgataattttttttaatgaacatggccttatttctattacagcatattggatgatctCCAtatatattccattcacccagctcaatgtaacattgataggtttaggctactacatgatactagaattagccctatacccatcatgaggttgctacaacctagcctatgaatgaaattgtataacgtaggtgcacaggtcgggagaattttgagtaatcaaggtgacagacagtgtcacattcaataccgccttgcacattcTTTCCTGCATCTAGCCGATCAAggctgtaatcattagtccaacagagagtttctattggccaaattcaggtatgtttatcaccgtttcgttccgttttcttccttttaagaaatgtttttcaacagaatcagtgCAATAAATAcatccctgatcacacgcaaacacagttcactttcataccagacacatactgtacaaacacctcattgtatatatatttccttctcacatctatctacgttctctcctctcaccttttcccttcgcttgtggacttcggTGCACAACACgtcaggcgaaaaaacctttccaagccaaacgtTCATATCATGACTGCTAACCGTTACACACAGCCTACAGACTTGTCATGTCGTAGTCAACATAGCTATTAGAACTAACGTGTTATTAAACCCTGTACAATCATGCGGTACACTGTAGTCAGCAGCaatcagtttagcagttacaccagtgggccccggtggcaataaattaataaaaccaaaagcttacatttacttggaagagttccagtgttggttaGTCATAGCCAGTtatctaacatagcatccctctctgtttgacctGCGTGTTTGAGTAGgttaaactatactgaacaaaaaaataacatgcaacatgcaacaatttcaaagatttgagttacagttaatataaggaaatcagtcaatttaaataaattcattaggcccaaatctatgggtttcccatgactgggcaggggtgcagccatgagtgggcctgggagggcgtaGGCCCACCCACAGGCCCACTCACTTGGGAGCCagcgatcccgcaggtgaagaagccggatgtggagatcctgggctaGTGTggctacatgtggtctgcggttgtgatgccagttggacatactgccaaattcgtAAAAATTAggttggcttatggtagagaaatgaacattcaattatctggcaacagctctggtggatattcctgcagtcagcattccaattgcacgctcccttaaaacttgagacatcggtggcattgtgtgacaaaactgcaaattttagagtggcattttacGGTCCCCAGCACAttctgcacctgtgtaataatgatcatgctgtttaatcagcttcttgatatgtcacacctgtcaggtggacggattaacttgacaaaggataaaatgctcactaacagggatgtaaacatatttgtgcacaaaatcttttatttcagctcatgaaacatgtgaccagcactttacatgttgtgtttatatttttgttcagtaatagCTAGCTGCATTTTACGCTAGTTAGGTAAGTAAAAGTGAGAAAGAATATATACTATGAAATATAGttagctctctctcttttgcttctccttaattttggaagaaatgaatttgttcaaaactgttcaactatggtctttctctctctgagtcaactactcaccacattttatgcactgcagtgctagctagctgtagcttatgctttcagtactagattcattctctgatccgtTGATTGGGTGCACAATatgtcagttcatgctacaaGATCTCTGATAGGTTCGAGgttgtcctccggaagttgtcataattactgtgtaagtctatggaaggggttgagaatcatgagcctcctaggttttgtgttGAAGTTATTGTACCTAGAGGAGGAcaaaagctagctgtcctcctgctacaccatggtgctaccctacagagtgctgctgaggctactgtagacctgcattgcaaaacagtgtgttttaatcaattatttggtgatgtgaatatatttagtatagtagaTAGTTTAAAGGATgtgtttttctatttttatttttctgaaagcctctgaggaggatggtcctccccttcctcctctgaggagcctccacaggTGTGGGTGTAGGTGTATGTTGATGAAACCACGACTGACACTTTCACTACTGGTGGGCTTTATAAGAGAGATTTTGAAGCTTTGAACATTGTCTgttgagagtcctgtgtgtgtgtgtgtgtgtgtgtgtgtgtgtgtgtgtgtgtgtgtgtgtgtgtgtgtgtgtgtgtgtgtgtgtgtgtgtgtgtgtgtgtgtgtgtgtgtgtgtgtgtgtgtgtgtgtgtgtgtaagcacatgtgcatgtgtgtgcgcataAGCGTAATGTATTAGTATGAGTATTAgtctatgtgtgtgagtgtgtatgtgcatgtcttCACCTTATTGCTGTAGTTGCTAGCCATGTGAAAAGAGTTGTCCTGGACCTAGACCATACTGTATATCCATACAGATGCAGCACCTGTGGTTCTGATTTGTAATTTGACTAGACTGAATGAAATCTATTCATTTTCTCTTTATTATGCATACTTTTGAGCACAATATTCTATACTTGTTTTCTAGTACAATATTCTATGCTTGTTTTCTCTCATAAAACATTAAGGGTATTTCAGGGTTCTAAGGTTTTCCACAAATTGCTTAATTGTCTTTTCTCTGTCGTTTTTCCTCCATCTGCCTCCTGGGGTTTAACTGGGCCGTGCTACTGttcacttctgacaccatgtaaCAATGTTGTGTGTtgtgacagaacagagacaggggagaggtgtCTGAAGTTAACCCGTACTTTAATACAGCAACCCCCCCCAAGCACCGTAGTACAGCTCTATCAGTGTGCACCATTACAGGCCAGCCTTGGGAAGCCTCAGTAAGCATGTCCATAGTGAGCCACTCTTGGGAAAGCCTTTCTTCGTCTCCCTACGGGGTTTCCATGTGTCCCCAGCAATGGTATACTCCAGAGTTAGCATGTGTTTGACTGTGAACACAGAGTCACCCCTGACCATGGCGGTAAACAGCGCTCCCTTAGTGTTGATGTAACTTCCTGGTATGGCGGTCCACTGTCCCGTGGTGATGTTGTAACGGTCCATGAGGCAGCGTAGGAAGTCGTCTGAGGGCCCATTGCGCATCACATACAAATTGTCCCTGTGGGCCACCATACAGTGTCCGTAGCTCTGCGGCCTTATCATCGTGGTGGCTAACATCCACTCGTCCTTCGCCGGGATGTACTCGTAGATATCCGTGGTGTCTGGCGGCCTCCAGAAACAAACAAACATCCGCCTTCGGGCGATGGCGCATGCCACAGCTGCCACAGGCCGTGGTGCGGACTGCACAAACGCCCATTCTCCTGTGGCTACATCATAAGCCTCGGCGGAGGACATGGTTTTTTCTGGTGCTCACCGCCGATGGCGTACAACTTCCCCTCGTGTCCCAGAAGGGTGAAGTCGGCACGGGGCTGTTGGGGTCCAGGAAGCATGCTCCACGTACTCGTCCCTGGGTCGTAGCAGAAGCCACCATCCACCGTGCCTTTGCCATAGCCATAAATACCCCCCACCACATACAGCCGGTTGTCCAGGACGGCAATTCCCGCCATGGAGGTGCTGGCGTGGGTGGGGAGGTCTGTTAGGtgcctccactctccctccacctcGTCCAGATAACACACGGTCCTAAAGGAGTCCTTCAGCAGCTCCATAGACGGTGAGTGGGTTCCCAAAGCGACAAAAGATGCTGGCGACAAAGACTCTGCATACCGTATCAACTCCTCAGGTAGAGTGCTTGTTGCCTCCCCCTTCAGGTCACTATAGGCGTCGCAGAggaacagggcagcacagtggAACAGGTTGGGTAGACCAAAGATGGCCGCCGCGTGGTAGAGTAGGAGGCAGTTGTCAGAGTCAATGATATCACAGAGATGCTGGGACAGTGACACCACCTGGAGAAAGGCAGCACATTCCACGGCCTCTATTAGTTCATCCGGGTCCTGTAGAGAAAGTTTCTCGCCCCTGCACACTGCCAAAGCAATCAGGAAACCCCGTGCATGCACTCCTCCTTTCAGATGCAGCTCATCCTCCTGGCTCTCCCTCATGCCAGACCGGAAGAGGGCGCGGAAGTACTCGCTGCACTGCTCCAGCAAAGCCCGGTCCACAGTTAAAACGCTTCCCTCCACCCTTACCCTCAGAGAGCCTGCCTGTTGCACTCCCTCCCCCAGCTTGGGGCTCTCACTTTGGGCTTCGGCAGCCCTTTCAAGTCCCTGGCTTCTGGAGGCCTCCATCTCATTCTGAGGTTCCTCTACCTCAAACTTGTTCCTGGTGACAATACACTATGGCAAAGTGACACAGGCTAGGACTGACAAGGTTTTCCCCAGGCTTGATGATATTTCAAGGTGTGCTAGGAGTGTGCAGAGTTGTAttgctgcctctctgcctgctctGAAAATAGAATGGTGCTAAAGATAGCAACAGCACCGCTCACTAGCGTCTGATAGGAAATGGAAACTGTTGACATCTAAGCGACATTACAACAGGCTGCAGTTGAAACTCATAGGAAGCCCGCCATTGACTGCGTTATGAATAATGAAGTAGGTACAAACTGAAATGACATTTTTACTGCTACTGCTTATCTACCACCAACATTACAAACTGCTATTACTATAAATGACAATAACAATATGGTCAAATAAAGTGTTGCATTATATAAAAATGACTGTTATTATGCTAACAACTCTAATTGAAGTTTGGGGAagctaattttcaccataaaaacagaactttataataaagcattccatGCATCATCGCATTTCCAGCCATTTGCAGACTACTGTAAGATAGCCTACTATTTGTAATGTGATGAGTCGATTGGATAGTCATAATTTAGGCTAGTAATATACTGAAACTCAATCATTGTTCTCATGGCTAAACGAGTATAGCCGTAGAGGCCTAGGCTATAGGCTATATCAGATACGTTTCTTCCTTCTTTGCAAGGGGAAAAATGTGgccttttataaacacatttcatgcagttctactacactttatatgactggagatattagcagaatctttttttaATATGAGAAATTACAGGGTAGCCTACTCTGCTGATACTGACAAACAGACATATAAAAACGACGCTGTCCATATAATAGGCCTACGAGAAGGGGAGACACAAATAGAAAACGACATCCACTGGAGGAGGAAATTATTGTCCCAGAACAAACTTTTAAGTGGCACTGAGCTAACAATGATAAAGAGTGAATATGCTCAGTGCACACTCATCGGGAATATGGCCGATGCGCTCCGCTGGTGCCAATaaaatataggcctactgttgttCGCTCAATTAAGTTGAGAATTAAGGAAAtttaattagcataatacaaaaatcctaTAAAAATTTGTACATTTAAGCTAGAATATCAGATATCAGGTTTTTTTGccttggatgcgtctcaatccaccacatccgggGATGTTGCACTTCCGCATCTtcagtgaaaggtgacagagctagagcggtgtttgtcagaccatgagacatcccaaaaatgtaTCTTCTTACAAAATTGTCTGTAGAGTCCGTATGGCATCTACGACTcccacaagcgtcttgggactcatagtaatatgacccctctgtggaaaggtgagactctcacgaacacgtacatgttggttgttttgccaacaggcctcacaagactcatctgaaggtcccccagtaccagttgaaaaaattaATGGAagtacactgtactgtatatacaaaagtatgtggacaccccttcaaattagtggcgtcagctatttcagccacacccgttgctgataggtgtatcAAATtttgcacacagccatgcaatctccatggacaagcattggcagtaaaatggccttactgaagagctcagtaactttcaacgtggcactgtcataggataccacctttccaacaagtcagtttgtcaaatgtctgtcttgctagagctgccccagtcaactgtaactgctattattgtgaagtggaagcaTCTCggcgcaacaacggctcagccgtgaagtggtaagccacacaagctcacagaacgggaccaccgagtgctgaagtgtgtagctCTTCCTCGGTAGTGCGTCTGTCATCTGTCCTAGGCTACATAAAGAAAAATGTTAAAAAGTAATGAGTTTGATGCAACAAATCacaacgtttagcttaaaatgtagaTTTATTAACATTATTAGCACAAAAATGCGCGCAAGGCAGTAGGAGACAGACGAAAGTGCATTTGactactggacaatgaaagaaagttgaaaaccaatagaacatgacAAACATAGGATACTGGTTTCAATGACATATGGAAGTCTTTCTAAAGTTATTACCTCCACGGATATGGTGGGATTTtgcctaggctactttgaagcaaggtaaaacatgcctcataatatgtagtAAAGTGTTCAGGGTTTCAAACACTtaagtatatattttaaaaatgcatactgcctccagcttaTTTCAAATTCGTTTGTGATGCGttgatgaagcctgccttccgtTGCCTATGCATTTAAATGGCAAATGGGAAGTgcgcttcaattaccagttgagaaataaaaattgTAGCTATTTTTAATCGTGGACCAAAAACTTTTTTTAACTCAcaattgcatttagaattgtaGGGCAATGATTAGGATTATGaccggtcaaatgtatttccatcaactggtatttccatcaTTGAATaggcttttttaaatgtattttttgacAATTGGCCAGTGACAACTTTATTTATCGGCTTTGAATGTTTGGTATTGGCCAAAAGCCGGCTATTAGCGGCTAACAAAAACCCTGGTGTGTACAAGAAAGAGAGTCTCAACAGAGGGATGCTAATGCAGCATATTTTTAGCTTTAGCAAAAATCTAGAAACTCTGTCACACTTTCccctttgctgtgtgtgtgtgtgtgtgtgtgtgtgtgtgtgtgtgtgtgtgtgtgtgtgtgtgtgtgtgtgtgtgtgtgtgtgtgtgtgtgtgtgtgtgtgtgtgtacgtgcgtgcgtgcgtgtgtgcactgTGCAGAGAAACACTGATGGAATATTGCACCACCATTCCATCCTCTCACAGTCAGAACAGACCCATGCTGAGACTCTGACACATGGACACATCACCACCCTATAGTAGGCTGTCTAATCCCTATGTTCTGGTCATTAGGTCCTCAATATCCCTATCATTCATACACGGACAGgagaatagacagacagacgtttacacacacacacacacacacacacacacacacacacacacacacacacacacacacacacacacacacacacacacacacacacacacacacacacacacacacagagagagactacattgACCTGTGAAGGGTATATAATCATATTTTTATAATGTCCATTTAATCACCAGGCATATTTGATACAGTACATCTCTAGGAGAAGGTCAGTAGCCAAATCCTCTGTTCTACCATGCTGTTTAATGATGCAGAGAGGGTTTCTTAATTTAAACAGGGCACAGCcactcctcttgctctctctttatctccttcTGTCTCAGTCAACCTGCTCCATCACATCAGCTCTCTCAGTCAACCTGCTCCATCCCATCAGCTCTCTCAGTCAACCTGCTCCATCCCATCAGCTCTCTCAGTCAACCTGCTCCATCCCATCAGCTCTCTCAGTCAACCTGCTCCATCCCATCAGCTCTCTCAGTAAACCTGATCCATCCCATCAGCTCTCTCAGTCAACCTGCTCCATCCCATCACCTCTCTCAGTCAACCTGCTCCATCCCATCAC
The sequence above is drawn from the Salmo salar chromosome ssa05, Ssal_v3.1, whole genome shotgun sequence genome and encodes:
- the LOC106604682 gene encoding LOW QUALITY PROTEIN: kelch repeat and BTB domain-containing protein 13 (The sequence of the model RefSeq protein was modified relative to this genomic sequence to represent the inferred CDS: inserted 1 base in 1 codon); this translates as MEASRSQGLERAAEAQSESPKLGEGVQQAGSLRVRVEGSVLTVDRALLEQCSEYFRALFRSGMRESQEDELHLKGGVHARGFLIALAVCRGEKLSLQDPDELIEAVECAAFLQVVSLSQHLCDIIDSDNCLLLYHAAAIFGLPNLFHCAALFLCDAYSDLKGEATSTLPEELIRYAESLSPASFVALGTHSPSMELLKDSFRTVCYLDEVEGEWRHLTDLPTHASTSMAGIAVLDNRLYVVGGIYGYGKGTVDGGFCYDPGTSTWSMLPGPQQPRADFTLLGHEGKLYAIGGEHQKKPXSSAEAYDVATGEWAFVQSAPRPVAAVACAIARRRMFVCFWRPPDTTDIYEYIPAKDEWMLATTMIRPQSYGHCMVAHRDNLYVMRNGPSDDFLRCLMDRYNITTGQWTAIPGSYINTKGALFTAMVRGDSVFTVKHMLTLEYTIAGDTWKPRRETKKGFPKSGSLWTCLLRLPKAGL